The DNA region CGGCAGAAGACAGCGCCCAAGGAGTAGTAGGCGCTTGGGATGGAGGCCGAATATCTTCAGATAGTTTGTTAGCTTGAATTAGTTGAGTTGTTACGTGAGGATTATCTCTTGAGTTGTGATTTGGTTTGTTAGGATACTTGAGAAGGGCAAGGATGGCTCTATATAAGCCGGGTTGTAATCTTGAACAATAATCAATCAAAGTTGTTAGCCCTAAACTAGTGTTCATGTTCCATCTACCAAAGCTCCAGGGAGGCGAGGCTTGACCTTGCCGTCCCATCGAGCGCCTGCGCTCTGCCATTCATCTCCCTCACGCCATCCGCCCACAACATATCTATGACATATCAATAGAGCTGGAAACATTCAAGTTTAGTTGAGGTTCAATTTTGTGAATGAACCACCATTTTTGAAAACAATGAACCACCATTCTTAAGGAAGCAATTAAACTCTGGAAGGTATTTTGTTCTGTTGTAGCTTCACCAGTTAACTTTTTACACCATACTTCAACATGTAATAGATAGAGTTTAGCTATGTCATTCCAGCTATTAGGAAAATAATAGGATATGAATATGGCTATATCATTTCCATCTACATAGAAAAGAATAGATATTGATAAATGATTCCACAGCGAAGAGTTCACTAATCTCTTGTTGTTAGCTTAATTGGAGCAGGGGCAAATAGTAAATCAATGTGATTCTTGATTTATGCGCATGGAAAATTCTTAGAACCATTAAAAATAGCCATAGAAATTGCTGGTTGTAGGACATATTATTATGGTAGTATTTTGACTTGGGAAGGTATATGTAATGTTATAGGTTAGCATGTGCTTTGTGGCCTCAATTTACTATAGAGTCATATTTTCTACAGAATTTTAAAGATTAATAAAGGTCATGCCTTTTctttttccgctgcagatacacAGTATGTGTGGCTTTCAGGCATCCGAATATTTCCTCCAGAATGACATCAGGGTAAAGCCAGACCTTGATGCCCTGGGTGTGCTTGGTGATGTTGGATGGTACAGCATCCGTTCAATCTTGTGGGCTGTTGAATATGAACTGCCTGAGACTGTGATCGCTCATCGTCATCCTGTCAAGAACCAAGCTGGTGTAATTCTTGCTTGTGGTGCAACATTGTACTGGGCAGATGGCAAGACTGCCACCTTCAACTGCTCTTTTCTTACCAACCTTGCTTTTGATGTCACCGTATATGGAACACATGGTACACTCCATGTCACTGACTTGGTCATTCCGTATGAAGAAAAGTATGCGGAGTTCAGTGTGGCCTCAAAGTCAAATTTTGTCAAACCCACTATCGGATGGGATCCTTTGCCAACTAAGCATGTTGTTACTACAGATTTGCCACAGGAGGCACTTATGGTTCAGGAATTCTCGAGGCTTGTGCAGAACATCCGGGATGCTGGTGGCAGGCCTGAGGGGAAGTGGCCGGCTATCACCAGAAAGACACAGGTGGTGTTGGATGCCGTGAAGGCTTCTATTGACAAGGGATCTGAGCCAGTTGAGGTTGCCAGCTGAATACAACAAATGGCAGCTCGTACTGGTAAGCTTGTATTTCATGGCTTCCACATGTATTTGCTCAAACTAAACTTCTGTACCGTACATAAACCTAATTGTAATAATTTGAAGAAATCTGGTCAAATTGACTGGTGCATTATTTTGTTCTGAAATGGTGCTACTACGAATAAATTGTGTAAATAGCTGGGGGTTAGGTTAAAGCTCTGAGTGATCTGTCATGTTCCGGTATTCTGTTCATGGAAAAGGAGGTTCAGGTATCCAACATTTGTTTGTGGTAGCTGGTCTTTGTTGGCCCAAATGACAGGTTCAATTTCTCTCAAGCCTAATAGAAGGCAGTTTGGGTACATATATAGTCAGCCAACCAAGAGGTAGCTTGGTGGCTAAGCAAAGTAGCTAAAATAGAAAATAGCTAAAAGCATAATTGGTGATATGGTGCATGTAGGCATGAACCACCAAAGGACCAAGTGCACACAGGCACTACTAACAAATTATTCTAATTCACCGTCAGGACTTAATTCTAtcagtctttttttttttcagatTTAGTATACAAAATGAATGGAGGTTGCAACATTGATACTGCTTGTTCTGTGTTTTCGCCGTGCACAAGAAACTTCTGGACATGCTGGACTTGGCAGGTGTGCTCCAACTACTGCCAGAACTGAGTCCCAACAGAAGTGGCTCACTGGCGGTGGCGACTACCTATATTGTTGGTTTCAGAACTGGTTGCTATTCAGAGGACTGGTGTGATGGTTCAACTGGTAGAATTACGACAATTTTGCATGCC from Panicum hallii strain FIL2 chromosome 9, PHallii_v3.1, whole genome shotgun sequence includes:
- the LOC112873723 gene encoding uncharacterized oxidoreductase At4g09670-like isoform X1 translates to MSGPAAPVQAAPPRPVRFGILGCADIARKVSRALLMLPPGAATVAAVGSRSEDKARRFIAETGLPAARPHGSYESLLGDADVEAVYLPLPTSLHVPWATAAAARGKHLLLEKPTALCAADLDAILAACDASGVQFMDTTMWIHNPRTAKMREIVADKDAFGDIRVIHSMCGFQASEYFLQNDIRVKPDLDALGVLGDVGWYSIRSILWAVEYELPETVIAHRHPVKNQAGVILACGATLYWADGKTATFNCSFLTNLAFDVTVYGTHGTLHVTDLVIPYEEKYAEFSVASKSNFVKPTIGWDPLPTKHVVTTDLPQEALMVQEFSRLVQNIRDAGGRPEGKWPAITRKTQVVLDAVKASIDKGSEPVEVAS